In a genomic window of Erigeron canadensis isolate Cc75 chromosome 5, C_canadensis_v1, whole genome shotgun sequence:
- the LOC122601202 gene encoding uncharacterized protein LOC122601202 gives MEVDATVDVGKQFRADLSKEKKLVRKIIENEGFLVPYGDFNTVRSADERKGSRFKQHVARDFNFFIEEADLHEFNMKGNKFTYLKEDENGVKLSKIDRCLVNRGVIDMWPDATFQALPRRLSDHNPIMLTIKELNFGPKPFRFFNSWLDRPECETTVNEALDSYAFNGPPDTKLMRKFKWIRQALKKWRDELTSREGEEYEMCKKELEELDLQMEIADLNDEDSWVRTECKRKLSELEENKKKDLRQRSRGTINRGCGSAFITLIPKVRDPSQLNDYRPITLIGVTSKVISKVLANRIRFVLGSLICCNQTAFLEDRLISDGPLILNEVISWIRKNKKKAFIFKVDFNKAYDNVNWCFLIDILSQLGFPRKWCDWIYVVLASARSAVLVNGSPTFEFQCFKGMRQGDPISPFLFIVVMEALSTMLRKASCNWSLKGISLPNNGPVISHLLYADDCAFLGEWSVENLNMVARILRVFHICSGLKINLGKSLMFGIGVSESEVKWAADVVKCKPGIIPFIHLGIRISSNMNRVANWDFLFDIFKKRLSSWKASCLSIAGRVTLIKSVLENLPTYYLSLFKAPLKVIEAKLFWRYRKEPDGLWRRTIKAIHESKRCWAAIPFNKNVTGVWYNIVRSISKVKVADVSLGNLFRGVCGDGSQIRFWLDPWLRDAPLKEEFPVLFKKEKEKKMFS, from the exons ATGGAGGTCGATGCTACAGTCGATGTGGGAAAGCAATTCAGGGCCGATTTATCGAAAGAAAAGAAGCTCGTCAGGAAGATTATCGAGAATGAAG GGTTTTTGGTTCCTTATGGGGACTTTAATACGGTGAGGTCGGCTGATGAAAGGAAGGGGTCGAGATTTAAACAACATGTGGCCAGGGATTTCAATTTTTTCATTGAGGAGGCCGACCTCCACGAGTTCAACATGAAAGGCAACAAGTTCACTTActtaaaagaagatgaaaatggTGTAAAGCTAAGCAAGATTGACAGATGCCTGGTGAACAGAGGCGTGATAGACATGTGGCCAGATGCAACTTTCCAAGCTTTGCCCAGAAGACTCTCTGATCATAACCCTATTATGCTGACCATTAAAGAACTCAATTTTGGGCCGAAACCTTTCAGATTTTTTAATTCATGGTTGGACAGGCCAGAATGCGAGACTACGGTTAACGAGGCCCTAGATTCATATGCTTTCAACGGGCCACCTGATACCAAGTTAATGAGGAAGTTTAAATGGATCAGACAGGCTCTGAAAAAATGGAGAGACGAACTGACCAGCAGAGAAGGAGAAGAATACGAGATGTGCAAGAAAGAGCTGGAGGAACTAGACCTCCAAATGGAGATCGCCGATTTGAATGATGAGGACTCATGGGTCAGAACGGAGTGCAAGAGAAAACTCTCCGAGTTggaagaaaacaagaaaaaagatTTGAGGCAAAGATCGAG GGGCACGATAAATAGAGGTTGCGGGTCGGCTTTTATCACACTGATCCCAAAGGTCAGGGACCCAAGCCAATTAAACGATTACAGGCCCATCACGCTTATCGGGGTCACTAGTAAGGTTATCTCAAAAGTTCTTGCAAATAGAATCAGATTCGTGTTGGGCTCTCTTATATGCTGTAATCAGACGGCGTTTCTAGAGGATAGACTCATCTCTGACGGACCTCTCATCCTTAATGAGGTCATTTCTTGgattagaaaaaacaaaaagaaggcTTTTATCTTCAAGGTGGACTTCAATAAAGCGTATGATAACGTTAATTGGTGTTTTTTAATCGATATTTTGTCACAGTTGGGGTTCCCTCGCAAATGGTGTGATTGGATTTATGTTGTGTTAGCCTCGGCAAGATCGGCCGTTCTGGTGAACGGGTCCCCTACCTTCGAATTCCAGTGCTTTAAAGGAATGAGGCAGGGGGATCCTATCTCACCgtttctgtttattgttgtgATGGAGGCGCTGTCTACAATGCTGAGAAAGGCTAGTTGCAACTGGTCGCTTAAAGGGATCTCTTTACCTAACAATGGCCCGGTTATCTCTCACCTTCTTTACGCCGATGATTGTGCCTTCTTGGGGGAGTGGTCAGTCGAGAATCTGAATATGGTAGCTAGGATCCTTCGGgtatttcatatttgttccGGTTTAAAGATAAACTTGGGAAAATCTCTAATGTTTGGGATTGGAGTTAGTGAATCAGAGGTCAAATGGGCAGCTGACGTTGTCAAatgtaaaccaggtattatTCCATTCATACACCTTGGTATTCGAATTAGCAGCAACATGAATAGAGTTGCAAATTGGgactttttatttgatatttttaagaAGAGATTATCGAGTTGGAAGGCTTCTTGTCTTTCGATTGCGGGGCGGGTTACTCTTATCAAGTCGGTCCTTGAAAACCTCCCTACCTACTATTTATCTCTTTTCAAGGCTCCATTAAAAGTTATTGAAG CAAAGTTGTTTTGGCGATATCGAAAGGAACCGGATGGCTTGTGGAGACGAACCATTAAGGCGATTCACGAATCTAAAAGATGCTGGGCTGCAATCCCCTTCAATAAAAACGTCACTGGAGTTTGGTACAATATTGTTAGATCGATCTCGAAGGTGAAAGTGGCTGATGTGAGCCTCGGAAATCTTTTCAGAGGAGTATGTGGTGACGGCTCACAAATCAGGTTTTGGCTCGATCCTTGGTTACGTGATGCTCCTCTTAAAGAGGAATTCCctgttttgtttaaaaaagagaaagaaaaaaaaatgtttagttAA